The segment AGGCGGCCACCGCGCAGTCGACGGACAAGGAAGGCGTGACGATTGTCATCCAGAAGAACGGGACGATCACCATCGACGATACGCCGGTGGATGAGTCCAGCTTCGACGTGTCCTTCAAGCAGATCTACTCCAGCAATGCCGGGGAACCGGTGTTTCTGAAGGCGGACGGCGATGTGCCGTACTCCAAGGTGCTGAATGTGATCGACGTGTTGCGGCAGGACAGCGTGTTGAATCTCGGCCTGGTGGCAGAGCCGAAGCAGTCGCAGCACGGTCGCCGGAGGTAATGCATTGCGCGGGTCGTTTTTCGCCTCGCTCGGCCTGCATGCGCTGGCCGTAGCGGTGATGATTTGGGCCAGCATGGCCAGCGAGCCCAAAGCCAAGGCGCTTCCATCGGCAACCGTGGTGAAGCTGATCAAGCCGCAGGGACTGCCCTTGCCGCGCGGCAATCCGGTGGCTCCGCCGCAGGGCGAAGGTTCGCCGGACGAGCGGCCCATGCAGTTTCCCAAGGTCGACAAGACCAAGAAGCCAGTGCCGCCGCCCGAAGAGCCGCCCTCCAAGACGGTTCCCAAACTGCCGACACAGCCGCAGAATCCTTCCAAGCACCCGGGCATGCCCAACGGCAAAGAAGTTTCGGGGCCGGCGGGGACGATTGTGGTCGGCAACGGCTTCGACTACGATTACTATCTAGCGGTGATCCAGACCAAGATTTCCCAGAACTTCCGTCCACCTCCGGGCGTTCGTGCCCAGTCGCTGGCGAGCATGACCTTTACCATTATGAAGGGCGGCGACATTTCCAACGTAAAGTTGGCACAGTCGTCGGGCAACCTGCTCATCGATCAGGCTGCCGAGCGGGCGATCCGGGCTGCGGGACACTTCCCTCCTCTTCCATCGCAGTATGATCAGGGCCGGTTGGACATCTATTTTGAATTCGTCATCAATCCGAGTACCGGCAGATAAGATGCCGGTGATATTCCGAATGTTCTTTGAAAAAACGTCCCTGCGGCTTTGGTGTGCGCTGACATGTGCAATGTTACTCATGGCAGCGGGAGCATCGGCCCAGATGGATACCTTGCGGACCCGCGTAAATGCGGTGAGCCGCGCGCCGATTTGTGTGATGCCGTTCCACGCGAGACAGGACAGCGCCTTTGCCGGGCAGTTGCCGGCTTCCCTGCGGGGAATTATTGACGGGGATCTGGCGTACTCCGGTTACTTCAACGTGATTGAGCCACAGGACCTGCCGCCGGACACGATTCTGCAAGTGCGGAAGATCGGCTCCAAGTGGGACACGCTGCGCACGTTTTCCGGTTCGACCGCGATACGGGTGCAGGGCACGGTATCGTCGGATTGGAATGGCGCATCGGCCAGCATTGCGATTTTTCAGCCGCCGATTAACGCGCCGATCCACAGCAAGGATTTTACCTTCAAGTCCGAAGATATGCGCGGCGCCGGGCATCAGATCGCGGCGTGGATCACGAAGATGATTGCCGGCGAGAACGGCAGCTTCGGGTCCAGGATTGTGTTTGCGGTGCGCGCGGGCGGGGGAAAGAATTTGTGGATTATGGACTGGGATGGGGCCAATCCGCATCCGCTGACCAGTGACAATACGGTGAACATGTCTCCGACGTGGACGCCGGACGGGAGCGCACTGATCTTCACGTCGTTCCGTGGGGGCAACGCGTGCCTTTACAAGTATGCTCTTGGCTCGGGTCATATTTCGCCGTTTGTGGTGCAGTCCGGGGTTACCAGCGCCGCTTCGGTTTCGCCCGACGGTGAATGGGTGGCTTATTCGGCATCGACCGGCGGGAATCAGGAAATTTTCCGCTGCCGTCTTGACGGGAGCAGCCGGACGCAGCTTACCTTCAGCTACGGCATCGACACGTCGCCGAGCTGGGCACCGACCTCGCGTGAACTGGTTTTTACGTCGGACCGCACCGGCGATCCACAGGTCTACCGGATGGACGTGGACGGAGCCAACGTGCAGCGTTTGACGATGGCCGGCAATTACAACGAGACCGGCCGCTGGTCACCGCGCGGCGACTTGATTGCCTTTGCCAGCCGCGAAATCGGCTTTCAGATTTTTACCCTTGCTCCGGATGGTTCGAACGAGCGGCGGATTACGGGTGACGCGGCCAGCGCGACCGGCGCGTGGGCACTCGATCCGAGCTGGTCACCGGATGGCATGAAGCTGGCGTTCACCGTGACGCAGAGCGGCAAGTCATCGATCTGGACCTGCAACTGGGACGGCAGCAACCCCAGGCAGTTGACCTTTGGGATGGACGCGGCTCAGCCGCAGTTTGGTCCGGCGGCGGCGCTCGCCGACAGCGCCTCATCCACCGTAGGAGAGCGCGGCCACTGAGCGCGGGATCATGACGCAGGAACGCATTTTAGTTTGCACTCCCACGCTCCACCGCTGGGCGGGAGACCATCGCGTGGACAATCTGGAACGCACCATTCAGGCGGTGCGCAGCCAGACCTACGGCACTATCGAGCACATTGTAGTAAAGGCGCAGTGCAATCAGGGGGCAGATTGTCCACTGTGCGAGGAGACGCGGGAACTGGCCGCACGCTATGCGCTGCCGGATGGACGTTTCCGCTTGATCGAACTTTCGGAACCGGGTGACCGGTTCGGGTACGTGGGGCGCAACCTGGCGATTCAGACATCCGATGCTCCGCTGATTGCTTATCTGGACGATGACAACTGGTGGGAGCCGAATCACCTGGAGTCGCTGGTTGCGGCGATGAAGAAGAGCGGAGCATCGTTTGCTTACAGCGCCTCGCGCGTCCGCAGTGCGGAAGGCAAACTGCTGCTGAAACGCATTTCGCCGAAGCCTTATTTCACCGGCATCGACCTCAATGAGTATCTGCACAAGCGGGAGCTGATTGAGAAATACGGCTTCTGGAATTTGACCTACAATGCCGACTGGGAAGCCGTGGAGAACTGGCTGAAGCACGGCGAGAAA is part of the bacterium genome and harbors:
- a CDS encoding biopolymer transporter ExbD, producing MIPRPKVKIPYRPIPDINVTSLVDITMVLLIVFMVAAPIMKSSLDIAVPQAATAQSTDKEGVTIVIQKNGTITIDDTPVDESSFDVSFKQIYSSNAGEPVFLKADGDVPYSKVLNVIDVLRQDSVLNLGLVAEPKQSQHGRRR
- a CDS encoding TonB family protein, which codes for MRGSFFASLGLHALAVAVMIWASMASEPKAKALPSATVVKLIKPQGLPLPRGNPVAPPQGEGSPDERPMQFPKVDKTKKPVPPPEEPPSKTVPKLPTQPQNPSKHPGMPNGKEVSGPAGTIVVGNGFDYDYYLAVIQTKISQNFRPPPGVRAQSLASMTFTIMKGGDISNVKLAQSSGNLLIDQAAERAIRAAGHFPPLPSQYDQGRLDIYFEFVINPSTGR
- a CDS encoding glycosyltransferase family 2 protein, which encodes MTQERILVCTPTLHRWAGDHRVDNLERTIQAVRSQTYGTIEHIVVKAQCNQGADCPLCEETRELAARYALPDGRFRLIELSEPGDRFGYVGRNLAIQTSDAPLIAYLDDDNWWEPNHLESLVAAMKKSGASFAYSASRVRSAEGKLLLKRISPKPYFTGIDLNEYLHKRELIEKYGFWNLTYNADWEAVENWLKHGEKIVTSGIMTSNYTLKPGAKAISLYFYSYYKHKVLKTLGKRGI